A stretch of the Sulfurihydrogenibium subterraneum DSM 15120 genome encodes the following:
- a CDS encoding nucleotidyltransferase, producing MNDKEKILELLKQFVVEKKEPLELLLVGALALPFYDVEFRFTYDLDAELQQGNIEDLYFYLKSKGFESDLSENVSGWSVISMPSGYRERCQIVYQNGLLTIKILSPEDYIIMKLRRGTTQDIEDALAVGIRKKVKKRDLDVLYEKVLKESIKDTALFNFKKIYALFINELLKRQ from the coding sequence TTGAATGACAAAGAAAAAATTTTAGAACTACTAAAGCAATTTGTAGTAGAAAAAAAAGAACCATTAGAACTCTTACTTGTTGGAGCTTTAGCATTACCTTTTTATGATGTTGAATTTCGGTTTACATACGACTTGGATGCAGAACTACAACAAGGTAATATAGAAGATCTTTACTTTTATTTAAAATCTAAAGGTTTTGAAAGTGATTTAAGTGAAAATGTGTCAGGTTGGAGTGTTATCTCTATGCCATCTGGTTATAGAGAAAGATGTCAAATAGTTTATCAAAATGGTTTACTTACAATCAAAATTTTAAGTCCAGAAGATTACATTATTATGAAGCTAAGAAGAGGAACAACACAAGATATAGAAGATGCTTTGGCAGTAGGTATTAGAAAAAAGGTAAAGAAACGAGATTTAGATGTACTTTATGAAAAGGTTTTAAAAGAATCTATCAAAGATACAGCTTTATTTAATTTTAAAAAGATCTACGCCTTATTCATAAACGAGCTTTTAAAAAGGCAGTAA
- a CDS encoding ATP-binding protein produces MRKLPIGIQSFKSIREDNYYYVDKTPFVKKLVDNGKYFFLSRPRRFGKSLFVDTLKQAFLSNKQLFEGLYLENNWDWSKKYPIIHIDFGSRNVSDVNLLKRWIIEQLKEHITIYSVKIEEEDDYGFLFRKLILKLYQEYKTQVVVLVDEYDKPILDRIEDTQKVIEIREVLKDFYSVLKTAEPYLKFVFLTGVSRFSKVSIFSGLNQLNDITIDSRFSTICGYTQSDLETVFADRLEGIDLEKLKYWYNGYNWLGNKVYNPFDILLFFDKKEFRPFWFETGTPTFLVKLFYKNKYYLPNLENLEADEGIISNLDVDNVKVENILFQSGYLTIKDTYTLGDEMYYLLSYPNFEVRTSFNKAFLNYIDRVGLSYRPESQIYRSIAENNLDKLKETLYSFFASIPNDWYRKNDLDRYEGFYASVVYAMFTGSGLNTKAEDTTNIGKIDLTVFYQDRAYIIEFKVVEKEAENKALSQMKEKRYYEKYLGSCREIYLIGIEFSKEKRNIVYFEYEKVESL; encoded by the coding sequence ATGAGAAAACTACCGATAGGAATACAAAGCTTTAAAAGTATTAGAGAAGATAACTACTACTACGTAGACAAAACGCCTTTTGTCAAAAAGTTAGTAGATAACGGAAAGTACTTCTTCCTAAGCAGACCAAGGAGATTTGGAAAATCTCTGTTTGTAGATACTCTAAAACAAGCTTTTTTAAGTAATAAACAGCTATTTGAAGGACTGTATTTGGAGAATAATTGGGATTGGAGTAAAAAATATCCCATTATACACATTGATTTTGGCAGTAGAAATGTAAGCGACGTTAATTTATTAAAAAGATGGATTATAGAGCAACTTAAAGAACACATTACAATCTATAGCGTTAAAATAGAAGAGGAAGACGATTATGGCTTTTTATTTAGAAAGTTGATTTTAAAACTTTACCAAGAGTATAAAACTCAAGTTGTAGTATTAGTAGATGAATACGATAAACCAATATTAGACAGAATAGAGGACACGCAGAAAGTAATTGAAATAAGAGAAGTCTTAAAAGACTTCTACAGCGTTTTGAAGACAGCTGAGCCTTATTTAAAGTTTGTATTTTTAACAGGTGTATCAAGATTTTCAAAAGTGTCTATATTTAGCGGTTTAAATCAGTTAAATGATATTACTATAGATTCAAGATTTTCTACTATTTGCGGATATACTCAGTCAGACCTTGAAACTGTCTTTGCTGACAGATTGGAAGGAATAGACTTAGAAAAACTAAAATACTGGTATAACGGATATAACTGGCTTGGAAATAAAGTTTATAATCCTTTTGATATATTACTATTTTTTGATAAGAAAGAATTTAGACCTTTCTGGTTTGAAACTGGAACTCCAACCTTTTTAGTTAAATTGTTTTACAAAAATAAGTATTATCTACCCAACTTAGAAAACTTGGAAGCTGATGAAGGAATTATTTCTAATCTTGACGTGGATAATGTAAAGGTTGAAAATATCTTATTCCAAAGTGGATATTTGACTATAAAAGATACTTACACTCTTGGAGATGAGATGTATTATCTTTTGAGTTATCCTAATTTTGAGGTAAGAACGAGTTTTAACAAAGCATTTTTAAACTACATTGATAGAGTTGGACTAAGCTATAGACCAGAGTCTCAAATTTACAGAAGTATAGCAGAAAACAATTTAGACAAATTAAAGGAGACATTATACAGCTTCTTCGCAAGCATACCAAATGACTGGTATAGAAAAAACGATTTAGACAGGTACGAAGGATTTTACGCATCAGTGGTGTATGCAATGTTTACAGGAAGTGGATTAAACACAAAGGCAGAAGATACGACTAATATTGGAAAGATAGATTTAACTGTATTTTATCAAGATAGAGCGTATATAATAGAGTTTAAAGTAGTAGAGAAAGAAGCTGAAAACAAGGCTTTAAGTCAGATGAAAGAGAAAAGGTATTATGAAAAGTATTTAGGAAGCTGTAGAGAGATTTACTTAATTGGAATAGAGTTTAGCAAGGAAAAGAGAAATATAGTTTATTTTGAGTACGAGAAAGTAGAAAGTTTATAG
- a CDS encoding lipopolysaccharide biosynthesis protein produces MIKHFLYLSLMFFYINGIGYIFHFIISRRLGPEGYGEFMVLYSFMLTVGFISSVYPTIAIKNILENKEEKLEVLRFLRIVAFITGLLFFSILSILSPYLKDFLHISNTFSIIIIALVSLLIFLENVEKGYLQAENRFDIYSFLNGLELTLRLLFAIIFVNLGFGIEGALSSSVFSMLFSLIILVYLNKNIFGSIKKLSFKKMIKSFLLVSPSGFFVYADDIFIKRIFEPLIAGYFASASILGKAYIWFILTLFSVIFVKISEKKEKAVKYILYFFIFMIFSFGITEIILYFIGEKVFLLLFGEKYLQAYEILPFYIFSVLPLLLNLVIYYVNISLEKAFFSVYVHLVFYYLGFAFIKFNSVYEYLAYIFIINAVFLMFNLLFFLKKFQDIHKQSIPQ; encoded by the coding sequence ATGATTAAACATTTTCTTTATTTGTCATTAATGTTTTTTTATATTAATGGTATTGGATATATATTTCACTTTATAATAAGCAGGAGGCTTGGTCCAGAAGGCTATGGAGAATTTATGGTCTTATATTCCTTTATGTTAACTGTGGGTTTTATTTCTAGTGTTTATCCAACAATTGCAATAAAAAATATTCTCGAAAATAAAGAAGAAAAACTAGAAGTTCTTAGATTTTTAAGGATAGTAGCTTTTATAACAGGACTTTTATTTTTCAGCATACTTTCTATATTATCTCCATATTTAAAAGATTTTTTACATATTAGCAATACATTTTCAATTATTATTATTGCCTTGGTTTCTCTTTTGATTTTTTTAGAAAATGTAGAAAAGGGTTATTTACAAGCTGAAAATAGATTTGATATATATTCTTTTTTAAACGGATTAGAACTTACTTTAAGACTTTTATTCGCAATAATTTTTGTTAATTTAGGGTTTGGAATAGAGGGAGCCTTATCTTCTAGTGTTTTTTCTATGCTTTTTAGTTTAATTATCCTTGTATACTTAAATAAAAATATTTTTGGTAGTATAAAGAAACTCTCTTTTAAAAAGATGATAAAATCTTTTTTATTGGTAAGTCCATCGGGATTTTTTGTTTATGCTGATGATATTTTTATAAAAAGAATTTTTGAGCCTTTAATAGCAGGATATTTCGCTTCAGCATCTATTTTAGGAAAAGCGTATATATGGTTTATTCTAACTTTATTTTCTGTTATATTTGTAAAAATTTCAGAAAAAAAGGAAAAAGCAGTTAAATATATTCTATACTTTTTTATATTTATGATTTTTAGCTTTGGAATCACAGAAATTATCCTATATTTTATCGGAGAAAAGGTATTTTTATTACTTTTTGGCGAAAAATATTTACAAGCTTATGAGATACTACCGTTTTATATCTTTTCTGTACTGCCTCTTTTATTGAATTTAGTTATTTACTATGTAAACATCTCATTGGAAAAAGCTTTTTTTAGCGTGTATGTACATTTAGTATTTTATTATCTAGGTTTTGCGTTTATAAAATTTAATTCTGTATACGAATACCTTGCTTATATTTTTATTATAAATGCAGTTTTCTTAATGTTTAACCTTCTTTTCTTTTTAAAGAAATTCCAAGATATTCATAAGCAGAGTATACCGCAATAA
- a CDS encoding glycosyltransferase family 4 protein, with protein sequence MKILHLIYDHINNPWVGGGGAVRCYELNKRLAEKGHDITVISGKYPSAKDYSEGDLKFKFLGTDKSYKLSVFSYAFESIKYLKNHAKEYDIVIEDFAPWNPIFSFLFIKKTVLQLHHKEGKQILKRYGLFGLPFYLIENFYPRIYKSIMCVSETSIRKFNVEGKVIPNGINEKLLEEYVRLGSYIGFIGRIDIFNKGLDVLLKAFQNIEFPLKIAGKGKDESKLKNLINVQELNNKIEILGFLNDQEKVNFIKNSKFIVMPSRYEGQGIVALEAANMGKPLIVSDIPELSYVVENGFGLSFKSENPEDLKDKIITLWKNEDMILQMGKKAIEYAKKFTWDKLAIEYEKFLLEIVNK encoded by the coding sequence ATGAAAATCCTTCATCTTATATACGACCATATAAACAATCCCTGGGTTGGTGGTGGTGGAGCTGTAAGATGTTATGAACTTAACAAAAGATTAGCAGAAAAAGGTCATGATATAACCGTAATATCAGGTAAATATCCAAGTGCTAAAGATTATTCGGAAGGGGATTTAAAGTTTAAATTTTTAGGAACTGATAAAAGTTATAAATTAAGTGTTTTTTCTTATGCATTTGAATCTATAAAATATTTAAAGAATCACGCTAAAGAATACGATATAGTAATTGAAGATTTTGCACCATGGAATCCAATTTTCTCTTTTTTATTTATCAAGAAAACGGTATTACAATTACATCACAAAGAAGGTAAGCAAATTCTAAAAAGATATGGCTTGTTTGGATTACCTTTTTATTTAATAGAAAATTTTTACCCTCGTATCTATAAAAGTATTATGTGCGTTTCCGAAACTTCAATTCGCAAGTTTAACGTAGAAGGGAAGGTTATTCCTAATGGGATCAATGAAAAGTTATTGGAAGAATATGTAAGGCTGGGAAGCTATATAGGTTTCATTGGAAGAATAGATATATTTAACAAAGGTTTAGATGTATTGCTAAAAGCTTTTCAAAATATAGAATTTCCTCTCAAAATAGCAGGTAAAGGAAAAGATGAGTCAAAACTTAAAAATTTAATAAATGTACAAGAATTAAATAACAAGATTGAAATCCTGGGATTTTTAAATGATCAAGAAAAGGTTAATTTTATAAAAAACTCAAAATTCATAGTAATGCCTTCAAGATACGAAGGTCAGGGTATTGTTGCTTTGGAGGCTGCTAATATGGGAAAACCTCTTATTGTTAGTGATATTCCAGAATTGTCTTATGTTGTGGAAAATGGTTTTGGATTAAGTTTTAAAAGCGAAAATCCCGAAGATTTAAAAGATAAGATAATAACTTTGTGGAAAAATGAAGATATGATTTTACAGATGGGAAAAAAAGCAATAGAATATGCAAAAAAATTTACGTGGGATAAACTTGCTATTGAATATGAAAAATTTTTACTAGAGATTGTAAATAAATGA
- a CDS encoding CDP-alcohol phosphatidyltransferase family protein yields MRTKYTKEDLKKALKDKESWIAITFFEKVYTNIALWLANYTSLTPNTITFINFFIVISSALMFYMNNFIIGGILYLLFYILDGVDGTVARLKKISSKYGEFLDVAFDVLGVFFISISISWSLYEETKSIISFTLAVLFPYTSILDAFLGYLTREMNKKALSHSFSSNRYILVPLQSDFGLILFTLFGILNIKNPYFYFVVSLFYFAEIITSIILKVVMFRKK; encoded by the coding sequence ATGAGGACCAAATACACAAAAGAAGATTTAAAAAAAGCGTTAAAAGACAAAGAATCCTGGATAGCAATAACTTTTTTCGAAAAAGTCTATACAAATATTGCTTTGTGGCTTGCAAACTATACTTCATTAACACCTAATACAATTACTTTTATAAACTTTTTTATAGTTATATCTTCTGCTTTGATGTTTTATATGAACAATTTTATCATAGGAGGTATTTTATACCTATTATTTTATATATTAGATGGAGTTGATGGAACAGTTGCTAGACTTAAAAAAATATCATCAAAATATGGAGAATTCTTGGATGTGGCATTTGATGTATTAGGAGTGTTTTTTATTTCTATATCTATTTCCTGGAGTTTGTATGAAGAAACAAAAAGTATAATTTCCTTTACACTTGCTGTTCTCTTTCCGTACACTTCAATTTTAGATGCTTTTTTAGGTTATTTGACAAGGGAAATGAATAAAAAAGCCTTGTCTCATTCGTTTTCCTCCAATAGATATATACTGGTTCCTCTACAATCAGATTTTGGATTGATTTTATTTACTTTGTTTGGCATTTTAAACATAAAGAACCCTTATTTTTATTTTGTTGTTTCCCTTTTTTATTTCGCAGAAATTATTACTTCTATAATTCTAAAAGTAGTAATGTTTAGAAAAAAATAA
- a CDS encoding class I SAM-dependent methyltransferase, with the protein MKNEWKRIWNSKKTEKDILELEDILKLNGYDTRFAGDFAKIFIKRIKDVTKYFHFKPEDIILDAGCGAGAFLWFLKHQKIKFKNYIGIDYSLSLLEAFKHNPYYSNSLTLLNSELAYIPLQNYSVDKIFCYSVFLYFENIQYAIKVLNEFDRILKYNGEIIISDIPDINKKVAHETFRKSLIGEEKYNELYKNLHHLYYDRRFFLNFFKSKYHIEIFDLHDINYPNSLFRFSVYLKRK; encoded by the coding sequence TTGAAAAATGAATGGAAGAGAATATGGAATAGTAAAAAAACTGAAAAAGATATATTAGAACTAGAAGATATATTAAAACTTAACGGCTATGACACTAGATTTGCTGGAGATTTTGCTAAAATCTTTATAAAAAGGATCAAAGATGTTACAAAATATTTCCATTTTAAACCTGAAGATATAATTTTAGATGCGGGTTGTGGAGCCGGTGCTTTTTTATGGTTTTTAAAACATCAAAAAATTAAATTTAAAAATTATATTGGTATAGATTACTCTTTATCTCTTTTAGAAGCTTTCAAACACAATCCTTATTACAGCAACAGTTTAACTCTTTTAAATTCGGAGCTTGCTTATATACCTTTACAAAATTATTCTGTAGATAAAATTTTTTGCTATAGTGTATTTTTATATTTTGAAAATATTCAATATGCAATTAAAGTTTTAAATGAATTTGACAGAATTTTAAAATATAACGGGGAGATAATAATATCCGATATTCCTGATATAAATAAAAAGGTAGCACACGAAACATTTCGTAAAAGCTTAATTGGGGAAGAAAAATATAATGAACTATATAAGAACTTACATCATTTATATTATGACAGGAGGTTTTTCCTGAATTTTTTCAAAAGCAAGTACCATATTGAAATATTTGACTTACATGACATAAACTACCCAAATAGCCTGTTTAGATTTTCTGTTTATTTGAAGAGGAAATAA
- a CDS encoding aminotransferase class I/II-fold pyridoxal phosphate-dependent enzyme: MSNFQAVILAAGIGYRLLPYTKNRPKAMIDINGKPILSYILDSLVQNNIQDVIIVVGYKKNNIISFVEKYYFNKFKNITFVENKKYNKTNNIYSLWLARNEIYKDFILIESDLIFEPQLINKILTCRDKNLVVVDKKEKWMDGTVVKIDTNRKVIDFILYDFKDNNEYAELYKTVNVYKFSIDFWRKKFLPMLDLYIKTQPLSKYYEVILKILSQMDYSKLKAYIIKDIKWFEIDTIADIYKAEVLFSSPREKYKKLSEMFGGLWDFDILDFNFVTNPYFPPIKLRNKLEEYSPNLIQGYSSTQNIVDAKMSSVLNVEQDYLLTTNGSSQIIKILSFLLNKEKVGILYPNFDEYLIFNNKELIYTFPEDNFTIDINDLKRAIKDKGIDVLILSNPNNPTGQIIHPEYIEELLSMNYLKFVIVDESFIDFAPQEYSMIKRFKNFNNLIILKSLGKSLGIPGLRLGVIITKNKKILEEIRNHLPIWNINSFAEKFLEEFPKYKKLYVYSLRKIQSEREKFIENLKNLKNIKIFPSFANFFLLKIEHPNLNATDIAVKMLEKNIFIKDVTSKITSKNKKENSSYFRVAVRKKEENYYFYEELRRILHI; the protein is encoded by the coding sequence TTGAGTAATTTTCAAGCTGTTATTTTAGCTGCTGGAATAGGTTACAGATTATTACCTTATACAAAGAATAGACCTAAAGCCATGATAGATATTAACGGAAAACCCATATTAAGCTATATTTTGGATAGTTTAGTGCAAAATAATATTCAAGATGTAATAATTGTTGTAGGATATAAGAAGAATAATATAATTTCTTTCGTAGAAAAGTATTATTTCAATAAATTCAAAAATATTACTTTTGTAGAAAATAAAAAATACAATAAAACAAACAATATCTATTCCTTGTGGTTAGCAAGAAATGAAATATATAAAGATTTTATTTTAATCGAATCAGATTTAATTTTTGAACCACAACTAATAAACAAGATTCTCACATGTAGAGATAAAAATCTGGTTGTTGTTGATAAGAAAGAAAAGTGGATGGATGGTACAGTAGTAAAGATAGATACTAATCGTAAAGTTATTGATTTTATATTATACGATTTTAAGGATAATAATGAGTACGCAGAATTATATAAAACGGTAAATGTATATAAATTTTCTATTGATTTTTGGAGAAAAAAATTTTTACCTATGTTAGATCTTTATATTAAAACACAACCTTTATCAAAATATTATGAAGTTATATTAAAAATTTTATCACAAATGGACTATTCTAAATTAAAAGCATATATTATTAAAGATATTAAATGGTTTGAGATAGATACTATAGCAGATATTTATAAAGCTGAAGTATTATTTTCATCTCCTAGAGAAAAATACAAAAAATTAAGTGAAATGTTCGGCGGATTATGGGATTTTGATATTTTGGATTTTAATTTTGTAACAAATCCCTATTTTCCACCAATAAAACTAAGAAATAAGCTTGAAGAGTATAGTCCTAATCTGATACAAGGATATTCATCTACTCAAAATATAGTAGATGCAAAAATGTCTTCTGTTTTGAATGTAGAGCAGGATTATTTATTAACAACAAATGGAAGTTCGCAAATAATTAAAATACTTTCTTTTTTATTAAATAAAGAAAAGGTTGGTATACTTTACCCTAACTTTGATGAATATTTAATATTCAATAATAAAGAACTAATATATACCTTTCCAGAAGATAACTTTACCATAGATATTAATGATTTAAAAAGAGCTATAAAAGATAAAGGTATAGATGTTCTCATTTTATCAAATCCAAACAATCCAACAGGTCAGATAATTCACCCTGAATATATAGAAGAACTTTTATCTATGAATTATTTAAAATTTGTAATAGTAGACGAATCGTTTATTGACTTTGCTCCACAGGAATATTCTATGATAAAGAGATTTAAAAATTTTAATAATTTAATAATTTTGAAAAGTCTTGGAAAATCTCTGGGAATTCCAGGTTTAAGATTAGGTGTAATAATAACTAAAAATAAAAAAATTTTAGAAGAAATAAGAAATCATTTACCCATTTGGAATATAAATAGTTTTGCAGAAAAATTTCTCGAAGAATTTCCAAAATATAAAAAATTATATGTATATTCTCTAAGAAAGATTCAAAGCGAAAGAGAAAAATTCATAGAAAATTTGAAAAACTTAAAAAATATTAAAATATTTCCAAGTTTTGCAAATTTTTTTCTTCTAAAAATAGAACACCCTAATTTAAACGCTACAGATATAGCAGTAAAAATGCTAGAAAAAAATATTTTTATAAAGGATGTTACGTCAAAAATAACAAGTAAAAATAAAAAAGAAAATTCCAGTTATTTTCGAGTAGCTGTTCGAAAAAAAGAAGAAAATTACTATTTTTACGAAGAACTAAGGAGAATACTGCATATATAA